A region of Maridesulfovibrio sp. DNA encodes the following proteins:
- a CDS encoding tRNA (cytidine(34)-2'-O)-methyltransferase: protein MTQEKFTNPFSIVLFEPEIPPNTGNIARLCAGTDTPLHLIEPLGFSISDKHLKRAGLDYWPKVKLSVWKDWQEYKDNVKPRRLVTTSAKRGTHLFKFQFLPGDHLVLGPETRGLPEWMFAEFKHAVNIPTTDNVRSLNLSTSAGIILYQALSCLDGEVSFK, encoded by the coding sequence ATGACACAGGAAAAATTCACGAATCCTTTCAGTATAGTTCTATTTGAACCGGAAATTCCACCCAACACCGGAAATATCGCCCGACTCTGCGCCGGAACAGATACTCCGCTGCACCTCATTGAACCATTGGGCTTTTCCATTTCTGACAAACACCTCAAGCGTGCCGGGCTGGATTACTGGCCCAAGGTGAAGCTTTCGGTCTGGAAAGACTGGCAGGAATACAAAGATAATGTCAAACCACGACGGCTGGTAACTACCAGCGCAAAGCGCGGTACCCATCTTTTCAAATTTCAATTCCTACCCGGAGACCATCTGGTACTCGGCCCGGAAACACGGGGACTACCGGAATGGATGTTTGCCGAATTCAAACATGCGGTAAACATTCCCACCACGGACAACGTGCGCAGCCTGAATCTTTCCACATCTGCGGGAATCATTCTTTATCAGGCCCTATCCTGTCTGGACGGTGAAGTTTCTTTCAAATAG
- the rfbB gene encoding dTDP-glucose 4,6-dehydratase — protein MRLLITGGCGFIGTNFIYLMKERHPDWTLFNLDKLTYAGNRKNLLQLEQDADSGYTFIHGDICDKDFVTSVLHDYKIDAVVNFAAESHVDRSINDPAPFLTTNTLGAQNMMECARNAGIEKFVHVSTDEVYGTLGPDNPAFSEKNPLEPNSPYSASKAGADLMARAYFETYKFPVSITRCSNNYGPYQFPEKLIPLMFIKANADESLPIYGDGSNIRDWIYVDDHCTGVELTLLKGQPGKAYNFGGAAEKTNLELVKELLKILGKDESLITYVKDRPGHDMRYAMDYSLAEKELGFTPAVAFDEGIRKTVEWYKENSDWLEEVRSGAYREFMDQWYGERK, from the coding sequence ATGCGACTTCTCATTACCGGTGGATGCGGTTTTATCGGAACAAATTTTATTTACCTCATGAAAGAAAGGCATCCGGACTGGACTCTTTTCAACCTTGATAAACTAACTTATGCCGGAAACCGCAAAAACCTGCTCCAACTGGAACAGGATGCCGATTCCGGGTACACGTTCATTCACGGAGACATCTGCGATAAAGATTTTGTTACTTCCGTGCTGCACGATTATAAAATAGATGCAGTAGTCAACTTTGCAGCTGAATCCCATGTTGACCGTTCCATCAATGATCCCGCACCTTTTCTGACCACGAACACCCTCGGTGCCCAGAATATGATGGAATGTGCGCGCAATGCCGGAATTGAAAAATTCGTTCACGTATCCACTGACGAAGTATATGGCACTCTCGGCCCTGATAATCCGGCTTTCAGTGAAAAGAATCCCCTTGAACCGAACAGCCCATACTCCGCTTCCAAGGCCGGTGCGGACCTCATGGCCCGTGCCTACTTTGAGACTTACAAATTTCCCGTTTCCATCACCCGTTGCTCTAACAACTACGGTCCTTACCAGTTTCCGGAAAAACTCATCCCGCTCATGTTCATCAAAGCCAATGCGGATGAAAGCCTGCCCATCTACGGCGACGGCTCCAATATACGGGACTGGATTTACGTTGACGACCACTGCACAGGCGTTGAATTGACCTTGCTCAAAGGTCAGCCCGGCAAAGCTTACAACTTCGGCGGAGCTGCGGAAAAAACCAACCTTGAGCTGGTTAAAGAACTCCTGAAAATTCTCGGCAAAGACGAATCACTCATAACTTATGTCAAAGACAGACCCGGTCATGACATGCGCTATGCCATGGATTACTCGCTGGCAGAGAAAGAACTGGGATTTACTCCGGCAGTTGCCTTTGACGAAGGAATCCGCAAAACCGTCGAGTGGTACAAGGAAAACAGCGACTGGCTAGAAGAAGTCCGCAGCGGAGCATACCGCGAATTCATGGACCAATGGTACGGAGAGCGAAAATGA
- the rfbD gene encoding dTDP-4-dehydrorhamnose reductase, producing MIELAGKKAVILGGKTGLLGQSLAEKLQAQKIVTIPLSRSDFDPLSEEALTALLEREEPDFIFNTVAYTMVDQAEDEENKAHLLNTTLPATLGRLCKQFNVKLIHYSTDFVFDGKKDSPYTEEDPTNPQSVYGETKLAGEKRLSELGYNEILIIRTAWLFGPHKTNFVQKILNFAKERESLTVVHDQNGSPTYTPDLAEYTIELLKNDAYGIFNVVNSGKASWCELATEAIDSCAINCRVDPVPTSAYPTKAKRPPYSVLDTAKFTEVTGITPRPWVQALRDYVYNDLKDNQED from the coding sequence ATGATTGAATTAGCAGGCAAAAAGGCCGTAATCCTCGGCGGAAAAACCGGCCTTCTAGGGCAAAGCCTAGCTGAAAAATTGCAGGCTCAAAAAATCGTTACCATCCCCCTGTCCCGTTCTGACTTCGATCCCCTGAGCGAAGAAGCCCTGACAGCATTGCTGGAAAGAGAAGAACCGGACTTCATTTTCAACACCGTGGCTTACACGATGGTTGATCAGGCCGAAGACGAAGAAAATAAAGCCCACCTGCTGAACACAACTCTGCCTGCAACTCTGGGCAGACTATGCAAACAGTTTAATGTAAAACTGATCCACTACAGTACAGATTTCGTCTTTGATGGCAAAAAGGACTCGCCCTACACCGAAGAAGACCCGACCAACCCCCAGTCCGTATACGGAGAGACTAAACTGGCAGGTGAAAAGCGGCTTTCGGAGTTGGGCTACAACGAGATTCTGATTATTCGTACGGCGTGGTTGTTCGGCCCGCACAAAACAAATTTCGTACAGAAGATTCTGAATTTCGCCAAAGAACGTGAGAGCCTTACAGTTGTCCATGACCAAAACGGTTCACCGACCTATACCCCTGATTTAGCTGAATATACCATTGAACTACTTAAAAACGACGCTTACGGAATTTTCAATGTAGTCAACTCCGGCAAGGCAAGCTGGTGCGAACTGGCCACCGAGGCAATCGATAGCTGCGCCATCAACTGCCGGGTCGACCCGGTCCCGACATCCGCCTACCCCACAAAAGCAAAGAGACCGCCCTACTCTGTTCTCGATACTGCCAAATTCACGGAAGTAACCGGGATCACTCCACGCCCATGGGTACAGGCTCTGCGGGACTACGTATACAACGACCTGAAAGATAATCAGGAAGACTAA